A genome region from Candidatus Binataceae bacterium includes the following:
- a CDS encoding PfkB family carbohydrate kinase, which produces MAEPKLDVAGCGSMVVDLFYRTPKFVRADEKIALDAHHEDGGRMERAAVGGLVLNHLGWARVLGLEVGVLGKIGPDRNGEFLRRGMEQLGIRHHLTTDGSASSFAKIFVDAHGGRAIYMARGATAELAPDEIRRRHASFIRHARMVSTEVSQLPLRTVIALLLFARANSIPTVLDVDLPPADACPMLGTRVELERALRLATILKPTRSAARALAGGGRDTLKLAQAIRARYQSQAVVVTDGERGCAIAAQGTALKLAAFAVKAIDTTGAGDAFMGAMIAGLRWGLPWRAIGTLANAAGAVCVGRLGAFPAGFELREEILALFREAMPEQALPALEPMPRTSGALDPSIEVGHFLELCIGELDTLRREIDLHQIRAAVEMIRSAETRGGRVHLTGVGKPEHVARYAASLLCSVGTQATFLHATETLHGSLGQVDPRDVVIAISNSGNTRELCEAAAAIKEHGAQLIAVTGNSGSELSHLADLVINAPVEQEGGVLGLAPRISVLAEVCVLAALSVALEAARGLTLEQYSRWHRAGTLGAAARRMVSSRPARRKLKAVK; this is translated from the coding sequence ATGGCTGAGCCCAAACTCGACGTCGCCGGCTGCGGCAGCATGGTGGTGGACCTCTTCTACCGCACGCCGAAGTTCGTTCGCGCCGACGAAAAAATCGCGCTCGACGCTCATCACGAAGACGGCGGCCGGATGGAACGGGCGGCGGTCGGCGGCCTCGTGCTGAACCATCTCGGATGGGCACGCGTGCTGGGGCTCGAGGTCGGCGTGCTGGGCAAAATCGGGCCCGACCGAAACGGCGAGTTTTTGCGCCGCGGGATGGAGCAGCTCGGCATCCGCCACCACCTCACCACAGACGGCTCCGCCAGTTCCTTCGCCAAAATCTTCGTCGACGCGCACGGCGGCCGCGCGATCTACATGGCGCGCGGCGCCACCGCCGAGCTTGCGCCAGACGAGATTCGCCGCCGCCACGCCAGCTTCATCCGTCATGCCCGGATGGTCTCGACTGAAGTTTCACAGCTTCCGCTGCGTACCGTTATCGCCCTGCTGCTGTTCGCGCGCGCCAACTCGATCCCGACCGTGCTCGACGTCGATCTGCCGCCCGCAGACGCCTGTCCCATGCTCGGAACCCGCGTCGAACTGGAACGCGCGCTCCGCCTGGCAACGATTCTCAAGCCGACCCGCTCCGCCGCGCGCGCGCTGGCGGGAGGCGGGCGCGACACGCTCAAGCTCGCGCAGGCGATTCGCGCGCGCTACCAGAGCCAGGCGGTGGTGGTCACCGACGGAGAGCGCGGATGCGCGATCGCGGCGCAAGGAACCGCGCTCAAGCTGGCCGCGTTCGCGGTCAAGGCGATCGACACGACCGGCGCGGGCGACGCGTTCATGGGCGCGATGATCGCGGGGCTTCGATGGGGCCTGCCATGGCGCGCGATCGGGACGCTGGCCAACGCCGCGGGCGCGGTCTGCGTCGGGCGGCTGGGAGCGTTTCCGGCCGGCTTCGAGCTGCGCGAGGAAATCCTTGCGCTGTTTCGCGAGGCGATGCCCGAGCAGGCGTTGCCCGCGCTCGAACCGATGCCCCGCACGAGCGGAGCACTCGACCCTTCGATCGAGGTCGGCCACTTCCTGGAATTGTGCATCGGCGAACTCGACACGCTGCGCCGCGAGATCGATCTCCACCAGATTCGCGCCGCGGTGGAGATGATTCGCTCCGCCGAAACCCGCGGCGGCCGCGTCCATCTGACCGGCGTCGGCAAGCCGGAGCACGTCGCGCGCTACGCGGCGAGCCTGCTCTGCTCGGTGGGCACGCAGGCAACCTTCCTGCACGCGACCGAAACCTTGCACGGCAGCCTCGGCCAGGTCGATCCTCGCGACGTGGTGATCGCAATCTCCAACAGCGGCAACACGCGCGAGCTGTGCGAAGCCGCGGCCGCGATCAAGGAGCATGGCGCACAATTGATCGCAGTGACCGGGAATTCAGGCTCCGAGCTTTCCCATCTGGCCGACCTCGTGATCAACGCGCCGGTCGAGCAGGAGGGCGGCGTGCTCGGCCTCGCGCCGCGCATCAGCGTCCTCGCCGAAGTATGCGTGCTGGCGGCGCTGTCGGTCGCGCTCGAAGCGGCGCGGGGGCTCACGCTGGAGCAGTACAGCCGGTGGCATCGCGCAGGGACGCTTGGCGCGGCGGCGCGCCGGATGGTCTCCAGCCGCCCCGCGCGGCGCAAGCTCAAGGCCGTGAAATAA